One window of the Pseudarthrobacter sp. ATCC 49987 genome contains the following:
- a CDS encoding IS481 family transposase, with amino-acid sequence MVHRNARLTPAGRSILVQRLLGGRPVAHVAKEMGVSRACAHRWLKRYVEHGWDGMEDRSSRPHSCPHATPEAKIEDVLAAREKHREGPVELAERCKVPARTVSRIIARAGLPRLWELDPISGERIRAGRATDHRYERDTAGELLHIDVKKLGGIANGGGWRVHGRSEAVRGRGIGYDYVHVAVDDHSRLAYVEVLPDEKGPTCARFLTNAAAFMAANGAPVREVMTDNALAYIRSADFATAIADLGAKHRRTKPRSPWQNGKAERFNRTLQEGWAYKNAYDSSDDRTQALTGWLDFYNHRRNHSALGGRPPISRCNQPAG; translated from the coding sequence GCGAAGGAAATGGGTGTTTCCCGCGCATGCGCCCACCGGTGGCTCAAGCGCTATGTCGAACACGGCTGGGACGGGATGGAGGACCGGTCCTCACGCCCGCATTCGTGCCCGCACGCCACCCCCGAGGCGAAGATCGAGGACGTGCTCGCGGCTCGGGAGAAGCACCGCGAAGGCCCGGTCGAGCTGGCCGAACGCTGCAAGGTCCCGGCCCGCACGGTCTCTAGGATCATCGCCAGGGCCGGGCTGCCCCGGTTGTGGGAACTGGACCCGATCAGCGGCGAACGCATCCGGGCCGGCCGGGCCACCGACCACCGTTACGAACGCGACACCGCCGGAGAGTTGCTGCATATCGACGTCAAGAAACTCGGCGGCATAGCGAACGGCGGCGGCTGGCGGGTCCATGGCCGCAGCGAAGCCGTCAGAGGCCGCGGCATCGGGTACGACTACGTCCACGTCGCCGTGGATGACCACTCCCGCCTGGCCTACGTTGAGGTCCTGCCCGACGAGAAAGGGCCGACCTGCGCCCGGTTCCTGACCAACGCCGCGGCGTTCATGGCCGCGAACGGGGCACCGGTGCGCGAAGTCATGACCGACAACGCCCTGGCCTACATCCGGTCCGCGGACTTCGCTACGGCCATCGCGGATCTCGGCGCCAAACACCGGCGCACCAAACCGCGCAGCCCGTGGCAGAACGGCAAGGCCGAGCGGTTCAACCGCACTCTCCAGGAAGGCTGGGCCTATAAGAACGCCTATGACTCCAGCGACGACCGCACACAGGCCCTCACGGGCTGGCTAGACTTCTACAACCACCGCCGCAACCACAGCGCCCTCGGAGGACGACCACCCATCAGCAGATGTAACCAACCTGCTGGCTGA
- the pcp gene encoding pyroglutamyl-peptidase I → MILLTGFEPFGGESTNPSWSAARDAAAELRAEGLDARAVELPCVFGDAIRVLEAALERHRPELVVCAGQAGGRPRISLERIAINCDDARIPDNAGNAPVDQPVASGGPAAYFSTLPVKTALAALLTAGIPAEVSQTAGTYVCNHVFYGLMHALRLRPGTRGGFVHVPFEPAQLPAGSNQPSLPLAQLTEALAVVVRSTLATTADLKIAAGATH, encoded by the coding sequence ATGATTCTCCTGACAGGGTTCGAGCCGTTCGGCGGCGAAAGCACCAACCCATCCTGGTCCGCCGCACGGGACGCCGCGGCGGAGCTCCGGGCGGAAGGGCTCGATGCGCGGGCCGTCGAGCTGCCCTGCGTCTTCGGGGACGCGATCCGCGTGCTGGAAGCGGCGCTGGAACGGCACCGCCCGGAGCTGGTGGTCTGCGCAGGCCAGGCCGGCGGACGGCCCCGGATCTCGCTGGAGCGGATCGCGATCAACTGCGACGACGCGCGGATTCCGGACAATGCCGGCAACGCACCCGTGGACCAGCCCGTGGCCAGCGGGGGACCCGCGGCCTACTTCAGCACTCTTCCGGTGAAGACGGCGCTCGCGGCCCTTCTCACGGCGGGGATCCCCGCCGAGGTGTCCCAGACCGCGGGCACCTACGTCTGCAACCACGTCTTCTACGGACTGATGCACGCCCTGCGGCTCCGTCCCGGCACCCGGGGAGGCTTTGTCCATGTTCCCTTTGAGCCGGCCCAGCTGCCGGCGGGGAGCAACCAGCCGTCCCTGCCGCTGGCCCAGCTGACCGAGGCGCTCGCCGTCGTCGTCCGCAGCACCCTGGCGACGACCGCGGACCTGAAGATCGCCGCCGGCGCCACGCACTAG
- a CDS encoding Rv2578c family radical SAM protein — MRWDAQALTPAPGDRATEGSSPGGGGNSSPAAPATDALLPLIGLVRSVTTPEFAGVTFHEVTAKSVLNKVAAGSRMPFEWTINPYRGCSHACVYCFARKSHTYLDFDAGLDFDSQVVVKINAADVLRRELAKPPWGRQHVALGTNTDPYQRAEGRYRLMPGIIEALAESGTPLSILTKGTLLARDIPLLKHAAAQVPVGVGISLAMTDERLSEAVEPGTPGPRARLKLITRLREAGLPCGVMAMPILPWLSDSDEALDSLFGSLAAAGATGVTAGALYLKPGTRQWFMQWIAREHPQLAGKYRRLYGTGSYASKEYRDWLSGRIRYFKARHGFSGSQGFSHRDLNATAVSGDPGSSDPRDEEAQYPAGSIPEAAAFPAGPRSATAAAQPTLF; from the coding sequence ATGAGATGGGACGCACAAGCACTCACACCGGCGCCCGGAGACAGGGCAACGGAAGGCAGTTCCCCTGGCGGCGGAGGCAACAGCTCCCCGGCCGCCCCCGCCACCGATGCGCTGCTGCCCCTGATCGGGCTGGTGCGTTCCGTGACCACCCCCGAGTTCGCCGGCGTCACTTTCCATGAGGTCACCGCCAAATCGGTGCTCAACAAGGTAGCCGCCGGTTCGCGGATGCCGTTCGAGTGGACCATCAACCCCTACCGCGGCTGCAGCCACGCCTGCGTCTATTGCTTCGCCCGGAAGAGCCACACCTACCTCGACTTCGACGCCGGGCTGGACTTTGACAGCCAGGTGGTGGTGAAGATCAACGCGGCGGACGTCCTGCGCCGGGAACTGGCCAAGCCCCCATGGGGGCGGCAGCACGTGGCCCTGGGCACCAACACGGATCCCTACCAGCGGGCAGAGGGCCGGTACCGGCTCATGCCGGGCATCATTGAAGCGCTGGCCGAATCCGGCACTCCCCTGTCCATCCTGACCAAAGGCACACTGCTGGCCAGGGACATCCCGCTGCTCAAGCACGCCGCGGCCCAGGTTCCCGTCGGCGTCGGGATCTCGCTGGCGATGACGGACGAGCGCCTCTCGGAGGCAGTGGAGCCCGGCACGCCCGGTCCGCGTGCGCGCCTGAAGCTGATCACGCGCCTCCGGGAGGCAGGACTGCCGTGCGGGGTGATGGCCATGCCGATCCTGCCGTGGCTCTCGGACAGCGACGAGGCCCTCGATTCCCTGTTCGGCTCCCTTGCTGCGGCGGGCGCCACCGGGGTGACCGCAGGAGCCCTCTACCTCAAGCCCGGAACCCGGCAGTGGTTCATGCAGTGGATCGCCAGGGAACATCCGCAGCTCGCCGGCAAGTACCGGCGGCTTTACGGCACGGGCTCCTACGCCTCCAAGGAGTACCGCGACTGGCTGTCCGGCCGCATCCGGTATTTCAAGGCCCGCCATGGCTTCTCCGGATCGCAGGGCTTCAGCCACCGCGACCTCAACGCCACTGCCGTCAGCGGCGATCCCGGCAGCAGTGATCCCAGGGACGAGGAAGCGCAGTACCCCGCCGGCAGCATCCCCGAAGCGGCAGCGTTCCCCGCCGGGCCGCGATCCGCCACGGCGGCTGCCCAGCCCACCCTGTTCTAG
- a CDS encoding NAD(P)(+) transhydrogenase (Re/Si-specific) subunit beta, producing the protein MSILGPGWTSLFYLVASVCFILALKGLSSPRTARRGNAIGAAGALVAVVTVFLSVKLENIPLILAAIAVGSAVAVPVARRVQMTQMPQLVALFNGVGGGAAALVAVLELGHGADPWVRLAVVFTMLVGAVSFAGSAVTVGKLQELISTRPLLFPGMPVVMGAVVLGAVAAGALVIVTGAAGWAVALLILGLAAGLLLVLPVGGADVPIVISLLNAFTGLAVAASGIVLGNVLLLVAGTLVGASGTILTKVMASAMGRGVTGIMFGAFRGGSTAGSTVQSDRPVRSSSPEDVAVQLGYAQRVVIVPGYGLAVAQGQHTIAELAIALAARGVEVVFAIHPVAGRMPGHMNVLLAEANVPYEALKELEEANPEFPNTDIALIVGANDVVNPAAKSTPGAPIYGMPILEVAQAGQVVFLKRSMRPGFAGIENELLFDPKTTLLFGDAKESLTRVLGAVKAL; encoded by the coding sequence ATGAGCATCCTTGGCCCCGGGTGGACGTCCCTGTTCTACCTCGTGGCCTCCGTCTGCTTCATTCTTGCGCTGAAGGGCCTGAGCTCACCGCGGACCGCCCGGCGGGGCAACGCCATCGGAGCTGCCGGCGCCCTCGTGGCCGTGGTCACGGTGTTCCTCTCCGTGAAACTGGAGAACATCCCGCTGATCCTCGCCGCCATCGCCGTCGGGTCCGCCGTGGCCGTTCCGGTGGCCCGGCGCGTGCAGATGACCCAGATGCCGCAACTTGTGGCCTTGTTCAACGGCGTTGGCGGCGGGGCCGCTGCGCTGGTCGCCGTGCTGGAACTCGGCCACGGCGCCGACCCCTGGGTGCGGCTGGCCGTGGTCTTCACCATGCTGGTCGGCGCCGTGTCCTTTGCCGGCTCGGCCGTGACCGTCGGCAAGCTGCAGGAGCTGATCAGCACCCGCCCCCTGCTGTTCCCCGGCATGCCGGTGGTGATGGGCGCCGTGGTGCTGGGAGCCGTCGCCGCCGGCGCCCTCGTGATCGTCACGGGTGCAGCCGGCTGGGCTGTGGCGCTGTTGATTCTGGGCCTGGCGGCGGGACTCCTGCTGGTGCTGCCCGTCGGCGGGGCCGACGTGCCGATCGTGATCTCCCTGCTGAACGCCTTCACCGGCCTTGCGGTCGCAGCCTCCGGTATTGTGCTGGGCAACGTGCTCCTGCTGGTCGCCGGCACGCTCGTCGGGGCCAGCGGCACCATCCTGACCAAGGTGATGGCGTCCGCGATGGGCCGCGGCGTCACCGGCATCATGTTCGGCGCCTTCCGGGGAGGCTCGACGGCGGGATCCACCGTGCAGAGCGACCGGCCGGTGCGCTCCTCCTCGCCCGAGGACGTCGCCGTCCAGCTCGGTTACGCGCAGCGGGTGGTGATCGTTCCGGGCTACGGGCTTGCTGTGGCCCAGGGCCAGCACACGATCGCCGAGCTCGCCATTGCCCTGGCGGCCCGCGGCGTCGAAGTGGTCTTTGCCATCCACCCCGTGGCCGGGCGGATGCCGGGCCACATGAACGTGCTGCTCGCGGAGGCCAACGTTCCCTATGAGGCGCTGAAGGAGCTCGAGGAAGCCAACCCGGAGTTCCCGAACACCGACATAGCACTCATCGTGGGCGCCAACGACGTGGTTAATCCTGCCGCGAAATCCACGCCCGGGGCACCGATCTACGGGATGCCGATCCTGGAGGTCGCGCAGGCCGGTCAGGTGGTGTTCCTCAAACGCTCGATGCGGCCGGGCTTCGCCGGGATCGAGAACGAGCTGCTGTTTGATCCCAAGACCACGCTCCTGTTTGGGGACGCCAAGGAATCGCTCACCCGGGTCCTGGGCGCGGTGAAGGCACTCTAG
- a CDS encoding NAD(P) transhydrogenase subunit alpha codes for MDPITLLTVVVLAVFVGFEVVSKVTSKLHTPLMSGANAIHGIILVGAIIVAGQADDPWLLTVALIAVVLATANLVGGFVVTDRMLEMFGSRQPARRGAGAGEDGT; via the coding sequence ATGGATCCGATCACGCTGCTCACGGTGGTGGTGCTCGCCGTCTTCGTCGGCTTCGAAGTCGTCTCCAAGGTGACGAGCAAGCTGCATACCCCGCTGATGTCCGGTGCCAACGCCATCCACGGCATCATCCTGGTTGGCGCCATCATCGTGGCCGGCCAGGCGGATGACCCCTGGCTACTCACGGTCGCCCTCATCGCAGTGGTGCTGGCAACGGCCAACCTGGTCGGCGGCTTCGTCGTCACGGACCGGATGCTGGAAATGTTCGGCAGCCGGCAGCCTGCCCGGCGCGGTGCCGGCGCGGGGGAGGACGGCACATGA
- a CDS encoding Re/Si-specific NAD(P)(+) transhydrogenase subunit alpha yields the protein MRVGVRREQRAGERRVAATPETVQQLMALGLDVAVESHAGTAAGYGDAAFAAAGASIVLELPAESLDVLLHVRPLEPETAAGLRPGTITIGFASPGSELPGVGALAAAGVTSFALELVPRISRAQSMDALSSQSLVSGYRAVLEAALRYPRFFPLYMTAAGTIPPARVLVLGAGVAGLQAIGTAKRLGARVSANDIRAASADEVASMGGTFIHLDLDSQTAEGSGGYARELGEDRAKRQRALLAPHVAAADVLITTAAIPGRAAPLLVTAGMVAGMRAGSVVVDLAAESGGNVEGVIAGRDLQIPVDGGSVTLVGLQDAASAMPSDASRLFAKNVANLLALMTADGKVVPDFDDEVVAGACLTHGGSVRHAATAEALEALT from the coding sequence GTGCGGGTCGGTGTCAGGCGGGAGCAACGAGCAGGGGAGCGGCGGGTTGCCGCCACGCCGGAAACGGTGCAGCAACTCATGGCTCTCGGCCTGGACGTGGCGGTGGAGAGCCATGCGGGCACCGCGGCCGGGTACGGGGACGCCGCCTTCGCCGCAGCCGGAGCGTCGATCGTTCTCGAACTGCCTGCCGAATCGCTGGATGTCCTGCTGCACGTCCGCCCGCTCGAACCGGAAACCGCCGCCGGGCTCCGGCCCGGAACCATCACCATCGGGTTCGCCTCCCCGGGCTCGGAACTGCCCGGCGTGGGCGCCCTCGCCGCCGCGGGGGTGACCTCCTTCGCGCTTGAGTTGGTGCCGCGCATCTCCCGGGCCCAGTCGATGGACGCGCTCAGTTCGCAATCGCTGGTCTCCGGCTACCGCGCCGTTCTGGAGGCGGCCCTGCGCTACCCGAGGTTCTTCCCGCTCTACATGACGGCCGCCGGAACGATTCCGCCCGCACGTGTGCTGGTCCTGGGCGCCGGCGTCGCCGGGCTGCAGGCGATCGGCACCGCGAAACGCCTGGGCGCGCGGGTCTCCGCCAACGACATCCGGGCAGCCTCCGCCGACGAGGTTGCCTCGATGGGAGGCACGTTCATCCACCTGGACCTCGACAGCCAAACAGCGGAGGGAAGTGGCGGCTACGCCCGTGAGCTGGGCGAGGACCGGGCCAAACGCCAGCGCGCACTGCTGGCCCCGCATGTTGCCGCTGCGGACGTCCTGATCACGACGGCGGCCATCCCCGGCCGCGCGGCTCCCCTGCTGGTGACGGCCGGGATGGTGGCCGGCATGCGGGCGGGTTCGGTCGTCGTCGACCTTGCGGCGGAATCCGGCGGCAACGTCGAAGGAGTCATTGCGGGGCGGGACCTCCAGATCCCGGTCGACGGCGGTTCCGTCACCCTGGTGGGCCTGCAGGACGCCGCCTCCGCGATGCCTTCCGATGCTTCCCGTCTATTCGCCAAGAACGTCGCGAACCTCCTGGCCCTGATGACCGCCGACGGCAAAGTTGTCCCGGACTTCGACGACGAAGTGGTTGCCGGCGCCTGCCTGACCCACGGCGGCTCCGTCCGGCATGCCGCCACCGCCGAAGCACTGGAGGCCCTCACATGA
- a CDS encoding (deoxy)nucleoside triphosphate pyrophosphohydrolase, which yields MTGLISVVGGAVLDSLAAPGRMLVARRTAPPQFAGMWEFPGGKVESGETAEQALHRELLEELGVSVRLGAELDSGSADGGSADGWPLNERAAMRVWFAELLDGVPHPLQDHDELRWINIRNRDEVLALPWIPADLPIVEELLDRLQVPDFNAVPANRG from the coding sequence GTGACTGGACTCATCAGCGTCGTAGGCGGCGCCGTACTGGATTCCCTGGCCGCCCCCGGCAGGATGCTGGTGGCGCGGCGGACGGCGCCCCCGCAGTTTGCCGGCATGTGGGAGTTCCCCGGCGGCAAGGTCGAGTCCGGCGAGACGGCCGAGCAGGCCCTGCACCGCGAGCTGCTCGAAGAACTTGGAGTGAGTGTGCGTCTGGGCGCCGAACTGGACAGTGGATCAGCGGACGGCGGATCCGCGGACGGCTGGCCGCTTAACGAGCGCGCCGCGATGCGGGTGTGGTTCGCGGAACTGCTCGACGGCGTACCCCACCCCCTGCAGGACCACGATGAACTGCGCTGGATCAACATCCGGAACCGCGACGAGGTACTGGCCCTGCCCTGGATCCCGGCTGACCTGCCGATTGTCGAGGAACTGCTGGACCGGCTACAGGTCCCGGATTTCAACGCCGTGCCCGCCAACCGGGGCTGA